The following coding sequences lie in one Rhinolophus ferrumequinum isolate MPI-CBG mRhiFer1 chromosome 14, mRhiFer1_v1.p, whole genome shotgun sequence genomic window:
- the LOC117033951 gene encoding periphilin-1-like yields the protein MWSQGRYDYESLPRGRGPPQSHPSDESSYKWTRDDHSTSHQPEYRDTRDGFRRKSFYPSPYVRDQSPHKRESSFLRESPVSRKDSPHSRSGSSVSSRSYSPERSKTYSFHQSQHRSKERPVQSLKTSRDTSPSSSSAVPSSKVLDKPSRLPEKELAEAASKWAAEKLEKADESNLPEISEYEAGPTAPLFIDQPEEPESNATDDIELFEDSQLNSCSKAIASKTKEIEQVY from the coding sequence ATGTGGTCCCAGGGACGATATGACTATGAAAGTCTTCCGAGAGGACGGGGACCTCCGCAAAGTCACCCCAGTGACGAATCTAGCTATAAGTGGACAAGAGATGATCATTCTACAAGTCATCAGCCTGAATACAGGGACACGAGGGATGGCTTTAGAAGAAAAAGTTTCTACCCTTCCCCTTATGTGAGAGACCAGTCTCCTCATAAAAGAGAAAGTTCTTTTCTCAGAGAGTCACCTGTAAGCCGAAAGGATTCTCCACACAGCAGATCTGGCTCCAGTGTCAGTAGTAGAAGCTACTCTCCAGAGAGAAGCAAAACTTATTCTTTCCATCAGTCTCAACACAGAAGTAAAGAGAGACCTGTTCAGTCTTTGAAAACATCAAGAGACACTTCACCCTCAAGTTCTTCAGCAGTTCCTTCATCAAAGGTGCTAGACAAACCCAGTAGGCTACCTGAAAAGGAGCTTGCTGAGGCTGCAAGCAAGTGGGCTGCGGAAAAGCTAGAGAAGGCAGATGAAAGTAACTTACCTGAAATTTCTGAGTATGAGGCAGGACCCACAGCACCATTGTTCAttgaccagccagaagaacctgaGTCAAATGCAACAGATGACATAGAATTATTTGAAGATAGTCAGCTGAACAGTTGCTCTAAAGCAATAGCATCGAAAACCAAAGAGATTGAACAGGTTTACTGA